From a region of the Helicobacter hepaticus ATCC 51449 genome:
- a CDS encoding methyl-accepting chemotaxis protein: MSKTLEVQPPKKKTSIGVILGFGFGVLIVFSCVMVFLSLNRVSSINASLSEINDKNALAQRYAINFRGSVHDRAIAVRDVVLISSEDKNGLQQLLEQINALEKFYKEAEDNMKQKFIDAKLLNKKELSILHSIEETQAKAIPLIVQIIQAKLAGDSQKARTILTTLSPYFTQWLAEINEFIDYQENANSGLTHQLRSDVSEFRILLLVLLACSVIFGVIVAIVIIRNLLRLLGGEPYIASYIVSKIANGDLSGHITYKNKDSILSSIASMQEGLREIVEAITHSSQQVNKIALEVSDVARKAQDDANTQMQNSAAIVGKIEQINHSVAEVSDIAKQTEENSVKSVEISSKGVEIINITAQEIGKITEMISSSADNIRGLQQQSVEIGGSAGLIAEIADQTNLLALNAAIEAARAGEHGRGFAVVADEVRKLAERTASTTAEIANMITLIQESIGVSVNSIEAIVPQIDKGQKLILDSVHTLEEIQSQAQDSLQKAQVVASSSVQQEDTMQSILHDMQSISTLSQETRNSLENTNKAIGELKNISDALKKNMTHFKV; the protein is encoded by the coding sequence ATGTCTAAGACTTTAGAGGTTCAGCCCCCAAAGAAAAAAACAAGCATAGGTGTTATACTTGGTTTTGGTTTTGGGGTTTTAATTGTATTTTCGTGTGTGATGGTATTCTTAAGTCTTAATCGCGTAAGCAGTATCAATGCCTCATTGAGCGAAATTAATGATAAAAATGCCCTTGCTCAACGTTATGCAATCAACTTTCGGGGAAGTGTGCATGATAGAGCTATTGCTGTGCGTGATGTAGTGCTTATTAGTAGTGAGGATAAAAACGGATTGCAACAGCTTTTAGAACAGATTAATGCACTAGAGAAATTTTACAAAGAAGCAGAAGATAATATGAAGCAGAAGTTTATTGATGCAAAACTGCTCAATAAAAAAGAACTAAGCATTTTGCACTCTATTGAGGAAACACAAGCTAAAGCTATTCCGCTTATTGTTCAAATTATTCAGGCTAAGCTCGCAGGAGATTCTCAAAAGGCGCGCACTATTCTTACAACACTTTCTCCTTATTTTACGCAGTGGCTTGCAGAAATTAATGAATTTATTGATTATCAAGAAAATGCTAATTCAGGGCTTACACATCAGCTAAGAAGTGATGTTAGTGAGTTTAGAATCTTACTTTTAGTGCTTTTGGCTTGTAGCGTGATTTTTGGTGTAATTGTAGCTATTGTGATTATTCGTAATTTGTTGCGTTTGCTTGGTGGAGAGCCTTATATAGCTTCATATATTGTTTCTAAAATTGCTAATGGAGACCTATCTGGACATATAACATACAAAAATAAAGATTCTATACTTTCATCCATTGCAAGTATGCAGGAAGGATTAAGAGAAATTGTAGAGGCTATTACGCATTCATCGCAGCAAGTGAATAAAATCGCGCTTGAAGTCTCTGATGTAGCGAGAAAAGCGCAAGATGACGCTAATACACAAATGCAAAATTCAGCAGCCATAGTTGGTAAAATAGAGCAAATAAACCATTCTGTCGCAGAGGTATCAGATATTGCCAAACAAACAGAGGAAAATTCAGTCAAAAGTGTTGAAATTTCATCTAAGGGTGTGGAGATTATTAATATTACAGCCCAAGAGATTGGCAAAATTACAGAAATGATTAGCTCTTCAGCGGATAATATTCGTGGTTTGCAACAACAATCTGTGGAAATTGGTGGGAGTGCAGGCTTAATTGCGGAAATTGCAGATCAAACAAACTTACTTGCTCTTAATGCAGCAATAGAAGCTGCACGTGCAGGAGAACACGGAAGAGGATTTGCTGTTGTTGCAGATGAGGTGCGAAAACTCGCAGAGCGCACAGCTTCTACTACGGCGGAAATCGCTAATATGATAACACTTATTCAAGAGAGTATAGGTGTTTCTGTGAATTCTATTGAAGCCATTGTGCCACAAATTGATAAGGGACAAAAGCTCATTTTAGATTCTGTGCATACATTAGAAGAAATCCAAAGTCAAGCTCAAGATTCTCTCCAAAAAGCTCAAGTGGTAGCATCTTCTTCAGTTCAACAAGAAGATACAATGCAGAGTATTTTGCACGATATGCAGAGTATTTCTACATTATCTCAGGAGACAAGAAATTCACTTGAAAATACCAATAAGGCTATTGGTGAGCTTAAAAATATCTCTGATGCCTTAAAAAAGAATATGACACATTTTAAGGTGTAA
- the recG gene encoding ATP-dependent DNA helicase RecG has translation MYDFSSFIQHLDKTNQSRLKKLKINNLLALIITHVPKSYIDTTLTPTLTPHSNVLIKVHIHDTKTLGFGKNARLSIYATMSDFNQPLEMIIFHPKPFHKKIFSEDSTHYVLGKLETYNQRYTLIQPKSIKHINTITPHFKTTLLSAKAMQELTQAAINIDNLLSCGIPQEIAQKIYEIFTPSSHFMLAFKKHNALPQEHMNALKFIEIYHYLHLLSRKKIHFKAKYRCNNDITPFIESLPFSLTSGQCSAIKDISLDLDSKIAARRLIMGDVGCGKTIVILCAVMMTYPHTSILMAPTTILATQLYEEAKRLLPPFIKIHLITAKTRQDLQEAHFIIGTQALLYREITLENVALVMSDEQHRFGTNQRYGLEKIGQDAHKNARPHILQFSATPIPRTLAMINAQFIDLSVIQDLPFKKDISTSIVDKSTFKTLLSALQNEINQGHQAIIIYPLVEESEHLDYLSLNEGLSFWQKHFNSVHYTSGKDKNKQNVIDDFAHNGSLLLATTLVEVGISLPKVSTIVIVAPERLGLATLHQLRGRVSRNGLKGYCYLYTHQPQNERLKAFCSTLNGFDIAELDLKYRNSGDLLSGERQSGDEFIYFDMGSDENIIKEAKMLIQQQNAQKGRLT, from the coding sequence ATGTATGATTTTAGCTCCTTTATTCAACATCTTGATAAAACCAATCAATCGCGTCTAAAAAAACTTAAAATAAACAATCTCCTTGCTCTTATCATTACTCACGTTCCCAAATCTTATATTGACACCACGCTTACTCCTACTCTTACTCCTCATAGCAATGTCCTTATCAAAGTGCATATACACGATACAAAAACGCTCGGTTTTGGCAAAAATGCTCGTTTAAGCATTTACGCTACGATGAGCGATTTTAATCAGCCCCTTGAAATGATTATCTTCCACCCAAAGCCTTTTCACAAAAAGATTTTTAGTGAAGATTCTACTCATTATGTATTAGGCAAACTTGAAACCTATAACCAGCGCTACACTCTAATTCAACCAAAATCTATTAAGCACATTAACACCATTACACCACATTTTAAAACTACCCTGCTTAGTGCTAAAGCAATGCAGGAATTAACTCAAGCTGCTATCAATATAGATAATCTCCTCTCTTGTGGTATTCCTCAAGAGATTGCTCAAAAAATATATGAAATTTTTACACCCTCATCGCATTTTATGCTCGCTTTTAAAAAACACAACGCATTGCCCCAAGAACATATGAATGCGCTTAAATTTATTGAAATTTATCATTATTTGCACTTACTCTCACGCAAAAAGATACATTTCAAAGCCAAATATCGCTGCAATAACGATATTACGCCTTTTATAGAATCTTTGCCTTTTTCCCTCACAAGCGGACAATGCTCCGCCATAAAAGATATAAGCTTAGATTTAGATTCCAAAATTGCAGCAAGGCGACTTATTATGGGTGATGTGGGCTGTGGCAAAACAATAGTAATCCTCTGTGCTGTAATGATGACATATCCACACACAAGCATTCTTATGGCACCCACTACAATTCTTGCTACCCAACTTTATGAAGAAGCAAAACGACTGCTTCCACCATTTATCAAAATACATCTTATTACTGCTAAAACGCGTCAAGATTTGCAAGAAGCACATTTTATCATAGGCACGCAAGCCTTGCTATATCGTGAGATTACATTAGAAAATGTAGCCCTTGTAATGAGCGATGAACAGCATCGCTTTGGGACAAATCAACGCTATGGGTTAGAAAAAATAGGACAAGACGCCCATAAAAATGCTCGTCCTCATATTTTGCAATTTTCAGCCACTCCTATTCCACGAACTCTTGCGATGATTAATGCACAATTTATTGACTTAAGTGTCATTCAAGACCTACCTTTCAAAAAAGATATAAGCACTTCCATTGTAGATAAAAGCACCTTTAAAACTTTACTTTCTGCCTTACAAAATGAAATCAATCAAGGACATCAGGCAATCATTATCTATCCTCTTGTAGAAGAAAGTGAGCATCTTGATTATCTTTCTTTAAATGAGGGATTAAGCTTTTGGCAAAAGCATTTTAATAGCGTGCATTACACTTCAGGTAAAGATAAAAACAAACAAAATGTTATAGATGATTTTGCGCACAATGGCTCTTTACTCCTTGCTACTACACTTGTTGAGGTGGGAATCTCCCTGCCAAAAGTCTCTACTATTGTCATTGTTGCACCCGAACGACTAGGATTAGCCACATTGCACCAGTTGCGTGGGCGCGTAAGCCGAAACGGATTAAAAGGATACTGCTATCTTTATACACATCAACCGCAAAATGAACGATTAAAAGCTTTTTGTAGCACCCTTAACGGATTTGACATTGCTGAACTTGATTTAAAATATCGCAATAGTGGAGATTTATTAAGTGGAGAGCGACAAAGTGGCGATGAATTTATATATTTTGATATGGGAAGCGATGAAAATATCATTAAAGAAGCAAAAATGCTTATTCAACAACAAAATGCACAAAAAGGGCGATTAACCTAG
- a CDS encoding type I glyceraldehyde-3-phosphate dehydrogenase produces the protein MINIAINGFGRIGRSIMRVALQHKYKEHISIVAINDINDWEILSYLLENDTTHRTLPFEVSHTSNTLILKNNHNTYPPIRTFNHSNPKELDFAACGADIVIESSGQFLDSKQLTHHCEKGIKRVILSATPTDNMPTFALGVNHTLYAKESIISNASCTANALAPLCKIIDECFGIEVASFCIMHSYTNEQSLLDSVYPTNKRRSRAAAQNIIPTHTGATRTLMRILPELEGKIDGHSVRVPISNVLLIDITFNLSRQTTITELNNALINASKTSMKGIIGIDSKQGVSSDFIGNPHSVVFAPDLSYIVNGNMARVMAWCDNEWGYANRLLDMAQFISS, from the coding sequence ATGATAAATATTGCTATTAATGGCTTTGGACGCATTGGCAGAAGTATTATGCGCGTAGCCTTGCAACATAAATACAAAGAACACATAAGCATTGTTGCCATTAATGATATTAACGATTGGGAGATTCTAAGCTATCTGCTTGAGAATGACACCACCCATCGCACACTTCCCTTTGAAGTTTCGCACACCTCTAATACTCTTATACTTAAAAATAATCACAACACTTATCCACCTATTCGCACTTTTAATCATAGCAATCCTAAAGAACTTGATTTTGCTGCGTGTGGGGCTGATATTGTTATTGAATCAAGTGGGCAATTTTTAGATTCTAAGCAGCTTACACATCATTGTGAAAAAGGTATAAAAAGAGTTATTCTCTCTGCTACACCAACCGATAATATGCCAACCTTTGCACTTGGAGTTAATCATACCCTCTATGCCAAAGAATCTATTATCTCTAATGCCTCTTGCACTGCAAATGCTCTAGCACCGCTTTGCAAGATTATTGATGAATGTTTTGGTATTGAAGTAGCGAGTTTTTGCATTATGCACAGCTATACAAATGAACAATCTCTCCTTGATAGCGTTTATCCTACAAATAAACGCCGCTCACGAGCTGCTGCTCAAAATATTATCCCCACTCATACAGGTGCAACACGCACACTTATGCGAATCCTCCCAGAACTTGAGGGAAAAATAGATGGACATAGTGTGCGTGTGCCCATTTCAAATGTTTTGCTTATTGACATAACCTTTAATCTTTCGCGTCAAACGACTATCACGGAACTTAATAATGCACTTATAAATGCAAGTAAAACCTCAATGAAAGGAATTATTGGCATTGATTCCAAACAAGGCGTAAGCAGTGATTTTATAGGGAATCCTCATAGTGTTGTATTTGCACCAGATTTAAGCTATATCGTTAATGGCAATATGGCTCGTGTTATGGCGTGGTGTGATAATGAATGGGGATACGCTAATCGTTTGCTTGATATGGCACAATTTATTAGCTCTTAA
- a CDS encoding SDR family oxidoreductase: MNTFRVAITGASSGIGRALAICFANEATHLYIAGRNKERLEESRAYILAANPQAQVEISCFDVSDEKSCKLWCEEIFVSRLDVLIINAGVAMGEKESVKKHFEICHTNVMGVAYIAFYALEAFRKQELKDKKRGQIVLMASIAALLSLPNAPSYSASKSFVKSLGESLSVAQKDVHITTICPGFIKTPLTDYIHHSIPQMSVEQASKKMYYAIKKGKSFYAFPHSLAYAARFYTILPFWLKRALVNLIGFMGRL, from the coding sequence ATGAATACTTTTCGTGTGGCAATTACAGGAGCGAGCAGTGGTATAGGTAGAGCATTAGCAATTTGTTTTGCAAATGAGGCAACTCATTTATATATTGCAGGACGCAATAAGGAGCGATTAGAAGAGAGTAGAGCATATATTTTAGCTGCAAATCCTCAAGCACAAGTAGAAATTTCTTGTTTTGATGTAAGCGATGAAAAGTCGTGCAAACTTTGGTGTGAAGAAATATTTGTCTCTCGCCTTGATGTGCTTATTATAAATGCAGGGGTTGCGATGGGAGAAAAAGAGAGTGTAAAAAAACATTTTGAAATTTGTCATACAAATGTTATGGGTGTAGCCTATATTGCATTTTACGCACTTGAAGCATTCCGTAAGCAAGAATTAAAAGATAAAAAGAGAGGACAAATAGTGCTTATGGCATCTATTGCAGCACTTCTTTCATTGCCAAATGCACCAAGTTATAGTGCTTCAAAGAGTTTTGTTAAAAGTTTGGGAGAAAGTTTGAGCGTGGCGCAAAAAGATGTGCATATTACAACTATTTGTCCGGGGTTTATTAAAACGCCACTGACAGATTATATTCACCATTCTATTCCACAAATGAGTGTTGAACAGGCAAGTAAAAAGATGTATTATGCGATTAAGAAAGGCAAAAGTTTCTACGCATTTCCACACTCTTTAGCGTATGCAGCAAGATTCTATACTATTTTACCATTTTGGCTCAAACGCGCACTTGTGAATCTTATAGGCTTTATGGGGAGGCTATAA